In Acidobacteriota bacterium, a single genomic region encodes these proteins:
- a CDS encoding ABC transporter substrate-binding protein has product MFSGAKKLIVGIILLVLASSALLLSDLHHRKRGGPATVNGHLTRKWKLYLIQYNDVLDVKDSEEGVLEGLRESGLKEGTEYEAKVLNAQGDMATVSALIDSATTGGADMIITFSTPTLQAAIRRAEKVPIVFTYVASAIVAGAGKSDTDHLPNVTGVTLGAAYDPMMALLRRDFPQVRRVGTLFVPSETNSVYHRRLLEQAAERNGMQVVALPASTATEVPDAAAALAGRDLDAIVQIPGNLTASAFTSIAYAAQRARMPVFAFQKQQALDGALVVLGRDYRDAGHAAGLMAARVMRGEDPARMPFVEYDKTQIIVNLKSARALGVTFSPELLKSAKQVIR; this is encoded by the coding sequence ATGTTTAGCGGCGCGAAAAAGCTCATCGTCGGGATCATCCTGCTCGTGCTGGCTTCGAGCGCGCTATTGCTCTCCGACCTCCACCATCGCAAGCGTGGTGGTCCGGCGACGGTGAACGGACATCTCACCCGCAAGTGGAAGCTCTACCTCATCCAGTACAACGACGTGCTCGACGTGAAGGACTCCGAAGAGGGTGTGCTTGAAGGCCTGCGCGAGAGTGGGCTCAAGGAAGGCACCGAGTACGAGGCTAAGGTCCTGAACGCACAAGGCGACATGGCGACCGTCAGCGCGCTGATCGATTCGGCGACCACCGGTGGCGCTGACATGATCATCACGTTCTCCACGCCGACCTTGCAGGCTGCCATCCGCCGGGCCGAAAAGGTGCCCATCGTCTTTACTTATGTTGCCAGCGCGATCGTCGCCGGAGCAGGCAAGAGCGACACCGACCACCTGCCCAACGTCACCGGCGTCACCCTGGGCGCCGCATATGACCCGATGATGGCGCTGCTGCGCCGCGACTTCCCGCAGGTCCGCCGCGTGGGCACTCTCTTCGTTCCTTCCGAAACGAATTCCGTCTATCACCGCCGACTGCTCGAGCAAGCGGCGGAAAGGAACGGCATGCAGGTCGTCGCCCTGCCGGCCTCGACCGCGACCGAGGTGCCGGATGCCGCGGCCGCGCTCGCCGGCCGCGACCTCGACGCCATCGTGCAGATCCCCGGAAACCTCACCGCCTCGGCGTTCACCAGCATCGCGTACGCGGCGCAGCGCGCCCGCATGCCGGTCTTCGCTTTTCAAAAGCAACAGGCGCTCGACGGCGCGCTCGTGGTGCTCGGCCGCGATTACCGTGATGCCGGCCACGCCGCCGGCCTCATGGCTGCCCGCGTCATGCGCGGCGAGGATCCTGCCCGCATGCCGTTCGTCGAATACGACAAGACGCAGATCATCGTGAACCTCAAGTCGGCGCGCGCCCTCGGCGTCACCTTCTCGCCCGAGCTGCTCAAGTCGGCGAAGCAGGTGATCCGGTGA